aaataaaaaatcaatttggtgcataaaatatcaagaaaacCATATGAATAATACAAGATTTCAGAGTAAAATGTTGTTAGGACAAAAAGGAAGAGCTCCTTATATAAAATGCTATATAAGAAAAGCTCAATGCAAACTgataaatttgatttgattcaatgTTCAGGCTATCTAGACACCATAAATAAGAAACTACTTCAGCTTAAAATTCTTTTAACATATGCAACGATATTTCATGTCAAATGTTTTATGAGATACGACAATAACATCTCATATTTGGAAGCAAAAGCATCGTAACGCATTCATTTGCAAAAACAAATTGTGTGACCAAACGCGTTTACTTCATCTACTATGCATTTAAAAAATGAGTATAATCAAAGGATTTTAATACTCTATGAGCTTCCATAGTGTTTTATTCAAATCTAATCTAGAATACTATTTTGTTCAAGAACAAATAAACTACACTAAATATTTTTACTCGTCTCAGATCTATCCTTTAAGGATGATACAgactattaaaattaatatcataaaccAATTCTTTCCTCAAAGGCTCTGACTTATGCtgtacaaaaaatcaaaaatcaaatcgaAGGAAACTTAATTCCCTCTATTTAGTTTGATTAATATAGattgatttggtttttaaaacttaaaatctAAATAAAGCGAAccaatatattataatttaatataaatatttatttattttccatttAATTTTGGATATTTCAAACCGAGTTACCAAAATGGAACCGATATATTCCAGTTTGGTTCAGCTCTACTTCttgatagatttgattttttttttgtcaaggatttgatttattcaatttttgcaatttttcaATCAAACCCACTGACCAAACCAATGCATGTCCCTACTTAAAAGGGTGAAGTTTATTCAAAGTTTTAGCACTATAAACAAAGGAACAAATGATTGCTATATCAACAGTAACATTACATATAGAGGTTCACAGAAAAAACTGCTTTAGACATGAAAGAAGCAAATTTACTTAAGGCGGCTTACATAAAGACAAGCTAGTGAGATATAGAAGCTAAAATGCTTAACATGAGCAAAATCTAAGGCAGCAAAAGGGTTTACTACATAGCAACAAATTGTGTTAGACATCTTAATTAAGAAATAATTTGAGATTAACAATATAAAACTCTTAAGAATAAAATCTAATTCCACCTTCAATTTTCTTAATCAGTGGGGGTCCTTATATGACCCCTTAATAGTCCCTCCTTATTCCCTGCTTTTTAAGTTTTGtcctcttcttctttttatttctcctttttttcttctatatatatttatgccttctctatttatatatttatggctTTTACTAAAGTCAAGGGACAAATCCATCATTTTTTCCAACTGAATGAAAGGGGAAGCAGGTCTAGCAGCTTCTATCAAGTTTATTCCTTTCTATCCAATTAAGttttaagccaatcctttaaTTAAACAATTCAATGAACTTAATTAATGAGAATATAAGTGCAATCTTTTTGTGCTAATCCTACTTCAACTATATAACAGAATAACAGAGATCTATAATATGAAAAACTCCCTACTTTCAATTCAACTAAGTGCATGCATAGCAACAGACAACTTTTATTAATAACTTAAACTGTCAGAATATGGAACAAAAATTAGTAACTTTGTCCGAAATCAAGTACTTGAAAATACACTAATACCATGAAATAAACATATAAAGTAGCACTAGCTTATATTCATCAAGGGATCCATTTCTTACTTTGGTTATTTCTCTTATAATGGCTTACATCACAAGCATTTGGTATCTTATCATAAAATGAGCATGCGTGTACCACATGTCACGGTGAAGATGCAGAATGGAcgaatttaataataaattaataatcaaaagaaTGAAAGAGAAAAATATTTCTCAATAATGGATCCGTGCTGATATAAATAAGAGTAGCATATGCCTGATGTCGAAGCACACCAAAGTAGTTGAAGCAAGCCTTGTTTTAAAGTAAAAGCAGGAACTGAAGACAAGAGACCaaaggtaaaaaaatgaaaatgatgcAAGATGAAATCAGAAAGGGTCCATGGACAGAACAAGAGGACAATTTCCTGATCAACTTTGTTCACTTATTTGGAGATCGACGTTGGGATTTTATTGCCAAGGTTTCAGGTTTGAAGGTGGCGGGAGGGACATAATAGGTATGATTATCTCGAGATGGTGGTTTTGTAAAGGAGCTACCTTTAACCACCTGGTTTTGTTGTAGGTTTAAACAGAACTGGAAAAAGTTGCAGGTTACGGTGGGTTAACTATCTCCACCCTGGACTCAAAAGAGGAAAGATGACTCCTCAAGAAGAGAAACTTGTGCTGGAGCTTCACGCTAAATGGGGAAATAGGTTTGAAAAATCATCAAACATGTTCTTGTTtgatacttaattttttttcaggcTTTTACTTAGTTTAATTTGTTATTCTCCTAGTAAACTTTCTTAGGTTAGTGTGTGATTATACATGATCATCATGTGCAGATGGTCAAGAATTGCTCGCAAGTTACCGGGGCGAACAGATAATGAGATTAAGAACTATTGGCGAACTCATATGAGGAAGAAGGCTCAAGAGAGGAAGAGGACCATGTCTCCGGCATCGCCATCTTCCAACAGTTCCTCAGCATCAAACATCTCTACAGTGAATTCATCACTTTCCGTAGAGACTGGAGAAGCGAGCTTTTACGACACAGGTGGGCCAGAAGCTTCAGTTTTACAAGGAAAAAGCAGTCAGGAAGTGCACGGAGGTGAAACAGGGTACTCCATGGATGATATATGGAAAGATATTGAAAACAGTATCGAGCCAGTTTGTGATGGTTTTAGTGAAGAAGGCTGCAATTTCTCTTGTCCATCAGTGGTGTCTCCTCCATGGGATTATAGTGCAGACACACTGTGGAAGATAGATGAAGAGGAGAGCAAGATGCTCTTCACTTACGAATATGGGACAATGTTTCTAACTGGCTAACCAGAAattctttatttatatttctcCAAAGACCGTCTTGTCTCTATGAGGAAGCTCTAACCTGTACAGTATGGGTTTTCTCTAAGCTTTCTAATGTGTAATAGTCTTATGCAAAAAAACCTACTTTCCTGTGTTTTTAGTGTTTTTCACTTTTCAGGGATGGGAGAGAGAGAACTTTATCAACTCTTCTATAAGGAGAATGTAATGTCAAAGATGTATAATAGatcataaattttaatgtgGGAATGAAGATTGTGCTATATTAGAATTCGAAAATCATACAAAGAAAGACAAACACACAAAACACACGGATATAATGCCAAACTGAAGTTAATTAGACTAAGAAATTTTAAATGTACTTTCTTTGCTATAAGCtcattaaaaattcaaaactaaGCACCGAAAAAGAATAGAAGTTGATTTCCAACTAGTTAAACATTTTACCAACGAAAAGCAGGGTTTCTGCATTAAAATGTCAAAGCAAATTATTATCTCAAAGTAAACTGGATCAATTCTGCCTAAAAGATGAGGATACTCCCTCTGTCATATTCTATGTGACAGATTCTTTCAAGGCATTGTTCAAGAcaattcaataaatttattctaattttacttttttatcctCTTTCCACATTAAATATAACTTACTTCTCACATTTACTGAAAAAAATGAATCTTTATAGATAATGATTAAAGGGGTAAAAGGGAAGAATCAAACCAAAATATACATTACAAGTGGAAATTGtcaataataatttaacatctaAAAACAGAAATTTTATCACATAGAATGGACAAAGGGAGTATTATGCACATCAGAAATAAGTTTTTCAGATATAATACTCCATCTAACAAGTTTGCCTTAGAATCATGAGGATCACTACTGCCTTTGGGAAGTGAGTTTCGTGGATAATTGCAATTCCAATTGTACCTTTGAATAAACTATATTATTAGCCATGACTTGATAATGAGGTAAAAAGTAGATGAATTAGTCATAGTGCATTAATCAGTATAGGCcagataatttaaatataattaagctATGGTTGGACTTGCACCAAATCAGAAGAGATTCGACTTTTGCTAGAGTGATACTTAGTAATATGTTTTCTTCATTATCTTCACAAAAGAAGATAATAGCTTAGTGGTAAGCACCCTAAATCCATTATACCTATTTAACCAGTTGTTTATTTATGCCTGTTGTGCATTTGCATTCCTTTGTCCAATgaaaaaaaacccaaaacaagtaaaaaaaagagttggaaaaaaaaaagtaatgctTTCATTTCATCTCTATGATTTGGACATGCAACTTGCTCTAAAATGGTCCCTCAAAACCACTAATTTCAACAAAGCACTAACAGGACCGTCCAATCCTTTGGGAGAGGGGGAGAAAATAGTGAGCAAAGAAACTAAGGGCTAAACATTTCCATTTCcagatttaaaataaactatcaCAAGTTCTACTGTTTAGTAGGCCCATGGAAATTATCACACACAAAGAGGCTCCAAAAGTCATAAGATTTTCACAAACGCAGCAGATAATAAACATTCTACTCCACTTAAATTGTTCTCCGCCATCTACAGGGTTAAACAAAACATAGCAGAAGGCTCCTTGAATTGTGTGTGGTATATTCTCCTATTAATACTCGGATGAGTTGGCAATTCGCGCAACAAGTTCAGTAAAAAAATTCACTCTTGAGCATTCAATTATTTATAACTGGACTGGGGAACTCAAAACATCAAAGCGGATTTGTTTAAAGTTTAGCAGTGTAGCTAATCCCCATTTTCGTCCTTCAACCAGAAAACAACAAGTGCTCTCGTTACTGTTCTTCAATTCCCATTCGATCTAGTCCAAGTTCCATACCAACACCGAACAGATTTACAACAAGCAAAATTACATGATCATATCATGTTGCAGTTGCACCTCATCATCTtctcaaatttttaaatgaacGTAAGATCCTGAATACCAAACTTGTATACAAACTCCAAAATGCTAATTATTAGCACACatgggaaaaaaaattaagtgattGTGTTTTTTTGTCCACGCCTTATAAATTGCACTAAACATGAATGAAAACCAAGTAATCTTTTGTCTTCAATCTTCATtgctaaattaattaataaatatatgtgttagattccatcttaaaaccaattggtgttaagtggaggtgcccaactaatatataaacacaagtccattcacacacacaaccaatgtgggatttcccactttaacactccccctcacgcgtagcgtgtacgggccgagcaacaaagtcccccctcacgcaaatctcacgtgggccgggccaaactcaaatttgttttaagatggaatctaacatggtatcagagccttgtccattcacacaatttgagtttggcccggcccacgtgagatttacgtgaggggggactttgttgctcggcccgtacacgctacgcgtgaggggggTGTTAAAAGTGGGatatcccacattggttgtgtgtgtgagtggacatgtgtttatatattggttgggcacctccacttaataccaattggttttaagatagAATCTAACAATATGTATCATCAACCTCATCTTCCAAATAATTAGTGACAGGACTGCAATTTTCTCCAAATTATGGGCTGATTTTGGTAAAGCTAAAAATGTTATTGCATTAGCTCATCTAATTCCTTGGGGATGAAAACATCATTAAAGTAATATTCAGAACCTCTAATTTGCAATGAGGTCTTTCTATTGAAAGGCACTAGGAATATCCACCCATTTGATATGctttaataaaaaatgtttCGTGTTTTTTTTAGGCCGGttcttttttattgttattcAAGTGTTGTTGGACACTTTTTGGGCAGTATTTATTCATTTAGAGATATTAAGGTTCCAAAAGCCTAATTCAAGCAGAATGGAAAAAAAAGAGTATTTATCTTAATAGTTTTTTATCCCAGTTTTTTATTCTTCTAAATTTTACTGAGGGTTGCTCATTCCAAGCTAAACACGAGTAATCATTCAACAGCAGGAACCAAATATATCACCAGATATAACTAAAGCACATGAGGCAAGATATTTACCTCATAAAACTCtacaagaagagaaaagaaactAGAAGCTAATCAATCTGGCGGAAATGTATTACTTCTTATGGATGTAATTGATCTTCATCATCTTATCCCTCACAATTTTTAATCTGCACTAACATATTAGATGAGCATAAGAATCAGATAAAGCTATGCCTTAATTAACTTTGTTTAATTATATCTAGGTGTGAACTCCTATGTGCTGCAAGAACCCTTCACGACCCTCTAAATTGCTACATAATAAAACTTGGTAGATTGTCCCTCACTTTGTAGTGGTATCCAATATAATATCTCCTTTAGCTTTAATGGTGGTGTTTCCATTATCTACAATGAGATCTAGCAGTGCTTTTCCTTCTTAGTACTGTTGgacattaaataaatataacttGGATgggtaaaaatagaaaatttgatACAGATTTGTACTCACTTCTCAGCAAGATTCCCCCAAAAGTTGTAAAAGAAAAGGCAAAAAGCATGGCATTATATGCCAAAAAGAAAGGGACAAGAAACAATAGTCTTTTTCCACATTCGGCGGAGAATGCCCTACGCCTACTTATCATTTGGCAACATGTTTCACATCTGATCCTGCACTATTTTGATTACTTCTACCAGTTTGATACGTATGTATATGAATATTTGATCTTCAATCGAAATTTCGCATCATTTAAAGCAGTTATGATGCCTACACAAAAGAAATCTAATCATTCCAATCAGCCAAATGCTAAAATAAgctattcaaataaataaacaaaacaccTAAATCCTAAAATAAGGATTTAAATCAAGCAGATGGATTAATTAGGCTATACACTAATTGAAAACTAATGCTTTTTGGTAATCATAATCATTTATCTAATTCAAACTTAAGCAATTCAATACATTCATATATCGATTAACCAAACACAGAATTGCAAATTAAGACTAAAAtcacaaacaaaaaattatgTAATCAGACCTCATTCCTAATTAGTCAtccataaattttgaaaaatgagcTAGTATAGCTACTTGCCTCTGGAAAAGAAGGAGATCAGGTGACAGTTCTCGTTGCAATTTTTGGTGTGATTTCTTAATCGTATGAGTGAAGATAGACGAACATTTTAAATCGTCTTCTCTCTTCAATCAAGAAACCGTCTGAAGTCTGAGCCGCGCGCATCCGAGCGCCATTGATAAACGACACCGCTTCTTCTGTAGTGATTTTGAATCTTTGTTCGAATAATTTGAACAAATTAGACTAAGACCCTcacatatatcataatttacactttggtgtcttttatttgaaaatcaatcCATGTGATACCTTACCCTCAATTCTTTTAACAATTAGGGGCTTCTCTTAATAACGGtttggtacctcacttttaattatgtTAACGATTTGATATCTCACTTGTAATCATGTTAACTGTTTGGTGTCCAGATTTAACAGAAGATTGTAATTGTTTGTAAAATTAGAAGTaagataccaaatcgtttaattttcaaacaaaacgTATCAAATTGTGAATTTTAACATATACAGGGGGTTTTACGGaaatttattcttaatttttttagcatggctacttttttttattatttttaacatttttaaataactaaaatgaaaaattgtaGATATCATAGTAAaatcatttttagaaattaaatttacaaaatttacgaaattgtTTTAATGACAAAGATAATAATTCAATATCGactaatattatatattataaaaatattttaaactcttaaataactatttatttcaatttaataaataatgttcaataataaatgatatttttacttttcaaatagttaaaataatatattaaaataaaataggtttaaaattaaaatttaaaaaaagttgatTGAATTTCtaaattgtatatatattttttcagcAAAGAGAGATTTATTCTATGTTAATTGTTATGATAGATTCGAATGACGGATGTATCTGACTCTTAGAAAAGAACTTAAGTCTTGAGTATCGGAACTTAAGTCTTGAGTATCGGAACTTAAGCACCTGCTTCAGTGTTTTTAATAAGATAAATGGTTTAGTACATGAGCCGTTTGTTCCTTTTTCTTGCGTGTCTTGTACTCGTGGGTTTGTGCCCTTTTTATAGTGTTTGTGGCGCGATTTGTCTTTTCCCACTTTCTTAGCGTTGTGGGGTTTATGGTTCCTCCGTTCAgcctttgtttatttgtttattatcattaatCCCCACATGAGTTATTGCATTGGCTAGGTATTTATGTAGAGTTTTGGTCATTGCGATCTATATTGTTTGTCGTTCATGTCTTATCCTGTTTCTTTTTTGTTGGTATTGCCTGACCCGTTTGTCTCTGTTGGCTTTTGCCAATCTTTATTTCCGGTTCTTGCTTCGTTctcctttggatttttttttttggattctCCCTGTGCTATTTGTTGAATGTTTCGGTTGCTTGGTTCTGCTTGACCTGACCAAAACAGGTTACTAAGAGGTTCAGAGGCACTCCAAGTTTTGTATAGGTATTTTGTGATGTATACCTGAATCGGCATGAACAACCTTCGTctatttcttctcttctttacTCATGGGTTCTTCCTGTGCTTTCCGTAGCTTACTTTGATTGCGTGGTTTTGCTTAACCCAACCCAAGTAAACTACAAAAAGGCCCAGGAAGACTCTATCCTTTGGCCTTCCTCTTTTTTGTGTGtcgttttatatatatatatatatatatatatatatatatatatatatatatatatatagtgccTTGTGGTAGTGCATTTATAGCTGTCACATCCTTCtgaatttttctcttttttcgcGCATTGTGCTCTCTCTTCTGATTTCTTTTGACGATTGAGTTGCTGGTGTCTCTTCGATTTTGGTGCCACAATGGTTGCTGTTACTTTATTGTCATTTATTGCTTCTGCCATTTGCCTTATTTGcccttttgtttttttcttttccttccaGGGAAAGCTTATCAATAGTTCTTTTCTTCGTTTCTTATTCTTTTGgaatttttcttcatttttctccCGCTTTCATTCTTCCTTTTTTTATCAGAATGGCCAAAAACATCTTTGATGCTATAGATTCGGGTATGTTGAGTGACGACGAGGTTCTATTATACTTAGCCTTCCTTTACTTGACCGACCGGTCACGCCTTTTATCTCCCTTTTGTCGGATAACAAGGATGGGCCTCCCGCTTCTACTGGCAACCTTCCTCCTTCTACGGCCGTTGCCTCTTTGGCTTCTCTCCTGGCGATCATGCCCGTTATTGCTTCTTTTGGGCCCTTTCTTCTGTTGCCACTAATTCTGTATCGGTGGTGGTGGTGTCTTCTCCCGCTGCTACATCTTCCGCTTCTCTGCCTTCTGTTTCTTCCGAGGGGATTAAGAAGCGTCCCGCTACCAGTCTTTTAGATTCTACCGAGGAGCCTGCCTCTCGCCCGCGTCGGGACGTTCCTCATTGTACCTTTTTTCTCAAGGGTGACGTTGTCGACCGAGATTGTTTCATTTTGCCGAAAGGTTCTCCGCTATAATCTAATCACGTTTGGAATGTTGTATctatttatcttcggagttaGTATCTGTTGCCTGTTGTCAAGCAAGTTCCTGGCATAGGAGGTGCGCCATCTATTTTTTCCAACACTCTTCGCCTTCTTGACGATGTCAGGCGACTGGAGGACAACCGGACTCGTCTTTCGGCCTATGCAAATTCACGGTCAAAGGTGGACTCTCAGTTTGAACAGATGTTCGCGACTTTGAAGAGGCTACGAGAGTCGAGCCATCATCAGACGGAGGAAATCATTTCTTTGAAGGCTTCCAATGAATCTTTAAGGACTGATCTTCGTGAAAAGACCGTGCTTGCTACCTCGTTAGGGAAGCAACTTGACCAGCGGGGCAAACAGGTGGAGTTATTATAAAATGATTCTCGGTCGCGGGAGAATCATGTTGTGGACCTGGAAGCCGCTCTGAACAACGCTTGTTTGGATCAAGCTGAAGTGGAGGCGGAGCGCTCTCGTTTGGAGCTGTACCGCCAGGCCCTGGAGAACCAGCTAGTGGAGGCTACTAATTTAGTTCCTTTATTGTTTCAACATTACCGCCGGTCTATTAAATCGGTTATTTTGAAGGAGTATCTGGTGGCGGACCTTTCCTTCCTTTATGTTGATTTGGCTTAGTTTTTTAACATGTGCCTCTCCGCCTTGGCTGCCCAAAAGTCTATGATTGAGGCGTCAGTTTGCGCTTCTCCTTCTCCCTGGGGTGTGTCTCCTATTTTGGCATTATCCGTGGGTTCGACTTCTCCTATCCCTTCCTCTGCTGCTGTTTTCCTTGCTCCCTCATCTTCGGTGGCCGGTTCTTTGCCTTTTTCTACCCGTGGTGTTTGATTGTGGATTCAATCTGgctatttttttgtttcttttcttttatttttgttatttttttgtagTTTCTGAAGAGTGTGGCCTCCTTCTGTGCTGCACATGTATTTTAATAATacttctttgatttgtttttggtTTGTGTATCCGATTTGTCTTGTTTTGCTTGTATGTTGCTTAATTTTGTGTTGTATTTTCTCGTTGCATAATTATTGCTTTATGGAGCGTTTTTCTTTTGTGCCTGTTGTTTTCTTTGCTGGCTCTGTTCCTCCCTTGTTTTGTTGTTGCCTTTCAGGGTATGcattttgtattgttttgttgTTATTCTTAGGAGATGTGTGTCTCCATTTTAGTTGGCAGTCGCTTTTTGgggagatatgtatctcttttgtTTAGCCATTGCCTTAAAAGATATGGACCTAGGACCCTTAATAGCTTCTTATCGCTTCACATGTCATATTAATTAGAACTGTTAATTTGATGTgtttaggatgcatgtttagatagttttatttatttttgtcataaattgccATAATTGCTTTGTTTAGTATCTTTGCCATGATTGCCAtgaaaatttgattagaagCATGTGTAGGGCTGTTTCAATACGTGTTGTAACTCAATTTTAGATTTCATTCAATTCTGATTCCTGGAACGCATGCTAGGACTGTTTTATGCTTTTGCTTGCCATGAACATATTCTTCATTCACATTTCCGTTAAACacattaaaaatacattatttaGCTAATTTATGATGTTTTATTAGTTGTATATTTATTATAGTGCACGCCAATATGCTTCTTATGTGTTTTTATGAGTTTTTCGAGTGTTTTTTGCATGAATCTCGAGCCAAAACGACAAACCGATGACCCCCCCTAGAACTGGCGCCGCCGCCTGTTCAGAATGGCGCTATGGTGGCCTTCAGCTCTTCAATCCAGAATGTTTTCCAAATCTTttagaaacaattccaaacttaTATTCGTGTTTTCGGGTTCATTTGAACTCGGAATTGAGCCCACGTGTACTGAATTAgttgtaaaattataatttgatgtgTAATGGGCCTGTTCCAATTTAATTCAGGCCTCAAAGCCCAAACTTGTAACATTCCAAGCCAACCGGGCCCTGAAGCCCACAACTGACAAAACCAACCACTTCTAGAAGGGATTCCGGGTTCGTTTGAACTCAGAATCAATCCTGGTTTGAGCCATTGGATCTGTATCGACAAGACAAAGGACTTATGTATTCAGATTGAGTTCCAATTCAGACCACCTTGACATTCAAATTGCATCGAGTGACAGACACTCTGGTctacaaggtttaaaagtatctttaACCTTGTATGTTTATCACCTACCTTTTGTGTATGTTGAAACTGTTTAAAcagctttccaaaagcatgtcAAATCAAATCATTAACATGCTAAAAGACTAACTACGTTAATTTAGTAATCAAAACCAATCAAATCTAGCATATCACCTAGACATCTTAGGACTgccatgaaaatataaataaaggt
This region of Mercurialis annua linkage group LG1-X, ddMerAnnu1.2, whole genome shotgun sequence genomic DNA includes:
- the LOC126665533 gene encoding transcription factor MYB59-like isoform X2; this translates as MKMMQDEIRKGPWTEQEDNFLINFVHLFGDRRWDFIAKVSGLNRTGKSCRLRWVNYLHPGLKRGKMTPQEEKLVLELHAKWGNRWSRIARKLPGRTDNEIKNYWRTHMRKKAQERKRTMSPASPSSNSSSASNISTVNSSLSVETGEASFYDTGGPEASVLQGKSSQEVHGGETGYSMDDIWKDIENSIEPVCDGFSEEGCNFSCPSVVSPPWDYSADTLWKIDEEESKMLFTYEYGTMFLTG
- the LOC126665533 gene encoding transcription factor MYB48-like isoform X1 gives rise to the protein MDRTRGQFPDQLCSLIWRSTLGFYCQGFRFEGGGRDIIGLNRTGKSCRLRWVNYLHPGLKRGKMTPQEEKLVLELHAKWGNRWSRIARKLPGRTDNEIKNYWRTHMRKKAQERKRTMSPASPSSNSSSASNISTVNSSLSVETGEASFYDTGGPEASVLQGKSSQEVHGGETGYSMDDIWKDIENSIEPVCDGFSEEGCNFSCPSVVSPPWDYSADTLWKIDEEESKMLFTYEYGTMFLTG